Part of the Mercenaria mercenaria strain notata unplaced genomic scaffold, MADL_Memer_1 contig_4104, whole genome shotgun sequence genome is shown below.
CGTAAAATCATTGATAGCATAAGTCAATGGATAACTCGGCAATCAATAAGTCAATAAGAAACACTTTATTATAGACGGTAAACCGAAGATGGAAATATTTTCTTCCACGGGCACGCATTGAGCTGAAATAAAACTACACCATGTTTCTGAAAAATAAACGTgaaaaacaatgtttaatataaaatacaacacaaaaaaatatacacagaaaaaAACCATAATTTGAGTCACATcatagaaaaccaacatagtgcattcgcggcgagcatggatccagacaagcctgtccatccacgcagtctggtcaggatcaatgctattcgctaacggtttctctaattgcaataggatttaaAAAGCGACAacaggatcctgaccagactgcgcggatgcgcaggctgatctggatccatgatggccgctaacgcactatgctggttttctctaGGTGCGGCTTATTTCATTTCGTACTGTCTACTCATTCTTCCACTTTTTAAGTCTCATTGATAGAGTCCACGAGATGTTTGCTTTCTACATCTCCCGGGTATATATTCCAagcaaatagtattatttctgcAAATCGATCCTTTTATAATGTCTATGAATAATTCAAAAATCGGCCTGACATTTAACCATTTACAAGCAATTCTCATGCCATCGGCTTCTTACACCAGCCGGGTGTCCATGCATTGCCAAAATATTTAGGACTTGCAGCCGGATTTGGTTTTGGTATCTTAGCAGGTATCATTTGTTCCTTATACTCATTCATTCGTGTAAGAAGCTTTTGTACCATTTCTGGCATGTCGTCTGCAAGGTTTTTGTATTCATTAGGGTCGTCTGCAAAAAATAGAAACATTGTCGGTATTAATCATTAGTAAATGCACATGTAATGAGCGTTTCTGACCTTATATACAGCTAAATAGCGATTAATATCACAAACTAAAAGTTCACGTGGAGTACAGTGGTATTTCAGTCTAAAGTTAATTGAACATAATCACATATACCAGTTAATCAAATTACAAGATAGCGTCATGGACGCTCCGAAGTTGCCGCCCACGACGTGTAACGCGTAACTGGACACACGTCGCAACAAAACAACATGCATTTATTATGGTCCTAAGAATATTCCGTTGTTTTCGACTGGAACCTTTATTGAGGTACGGTCGGAGGAATTCTAAGAGGCTATTACATAGCTATAGTGGTTACATGAGATAGTCCTTCACTCGATATTTCATTCATATAGACTAAATGTAAACCatgtacaaatgaaatatgtGAAGTACTAACATTCTGATacttaataaacaaaatttaaacaaaattaatgtacttaaACCTTTTAAGTTGAATAATTTGAAGTAAGATTCGTTCCCGGCTTTCAGCCTTTCCTCAAAGCTGAAGTGGTCTCCAAGCGCCTCCTCTGTGTACATTTTATCCGGGGGGTACCAGTCATTATATAGACCAGTGTTTCCCgccaaaaatttaaaatcaccAATTctgcggaaaaaaaaaaaataaaaatttaaatgttcgCTTTTTTCATGTTTAGTGGTTTTACATAAAGCCttaaaaaactcaaaaaaaaaatgtctgttaaaAGTACATATTAATTGCCCCCACTCAAACCAAATGCCCTGGTAGAATTAAATATTGGCCTAGTCGATCCCCTTTTTACGTTGTAACTATATTAAATCTTTTGCAGTTAAGGGGATggggtttaatttttttaacacagTTAAATTTCGGGGGGTTTCCCCATTTCAAAAGGgtggtttaaaaaagaaatgttaaggGGGCTTTGACCATTTATTGTCCCCCCCCCAAAAAGGGGGGGGATATTGTTTGCTTTTGTAAACCCGGGCTCTTTTTTCCCCCGGGCTCCCGTGTGTACccccgaaattgaaaatgctttaattaaaaaaaggttttgaTAGAATCAAAAACCTCAAATCCCCGTCCAATGGAAAAACCAactagtgggtgtgcgaccagcatggatccgaccacctgcgcatccgcgaGTCGGGTCAGATCcagctgttcgctaacatttttctccaattccaataggtttaaaagcgaacagcaggaCCTGACCAACGCGGGGGATgccgggctggtctggatcctgctggtcgcacacccactatgttggtttttcccaGGGCACggctaaaattaaatttttaacacACATCCCCCTTTCCCTAATCTTTATTATCCCTTGAATCAAAAACAgttttttccccttgatttgggtTTAAAAGAAAAACGGAATTGCTTAATTTTCCCAACATTATTTAACTAGATTCCCCCACATTTCACACAATGATTAATTAGCACTCCCTTTGCTCACGTTTATACTCCCCCCCATCAAACAGTAAAAAGGTTTTTTCCCCCTTAAATcgataaaaaatgaaatctttatggatttcatgaaactttacaaaaaaataaatactaatgGGCGGGGTGCACgtcatcttttatcaaatctcTTCAATAACGCAGAGTTTTCCCTTTTTAATTTGtctaaaaatcaaaatttccAACATAAAAGAAACCCATGGAGGGATCTTCggggaaacttaaaaaaaaaatcactaaagaGCCTTTTTCCCTTGATTGTAATAAATGGGAACCCAAAAGCTTACACggtttttttgtacttttcttGTAAACAGTACGAAAATCAAGTATATTTAAAACAAGCCCTTTTTTACACAAAACAGCTATTGGGGCGGGGAATAAAAATTCTTTGATTTTGTTTGGTTGAATTTATTGCCTTAATTGCTTTTAAAAAGGGCACCGTTTAAGCATGTGCGGGAGTGATCAGATAGTAaaaaattacagtcaaacctgtgttaaaacCACCTCTGAACGAGACCATCttctctaaagaccacattttaacattaacattttttttaaaaccctgaaAAAATACCCCTCTCAATAAAGAcccattttggctctcccaagggtggtctttattcatttgacgtaaataaaaaaaaaaatgttagagaACGCAATCTATTATGACTACTTTTTCAGCTCCAACAATAAGAGCAGCACTTACCTGTAGCAAAAACTAAAGCAATTCGACATCCCAACCCCATACACAGTTAGaatctttcccttttttttacttACCATACAATTGTAGGTTTTAACAGTCAAAACTGACTGGGCCAGCCATTAGGGGAAATTTATCTCAGGTAGTTACAAAAAAAGATGCTCGTCCCTGGAAAGGGGTTTGACTTGGCGaagtttgaacaaaaaaaacCTAGCAAGTCTTGATCAGAAAAAAACAGTCCCCCCTAAAAGTTCCAAAAGtgaatttttcttgaaaatcatataaaatttttGAATTCGTTTTTTGGTTTTTTCTGCCCCCCAAACGAAATACAGGTAATAAAACCACACTGGATCAAACTTTTggttttcacatttcatttacatcaaaaATAACTTCGGggtaagaaaaaaaactttaaaacgttAATCACagattacagaaaaacaaaatattcaaccCTTCTGTATGgaaattttttatgcaaaaattctatttttgttttgataaaaagctttatGTTTAATGACAACATTAGCATTTGTAAAGTGCTTTATTGTTGAGAAAAACGCATGACATTTGAAATTTAGTCATTATAAGGATAAAAGAAAACCCAAATTAAtgctttaaagggccaaaatccTTATTCTTATGTAAGTTCataaaaacttttcaaagttttttttttcaaacgccaAGGCCAAAAAAACGGGTATCATTTACTTGTTTGGGCTTTTGGAGACTAGTTAAATGTTGCAATACTTCTTCATTGTTAACAACTTTTTTATTACAGTTAAAACAGCATACACTGTAATTCTTTTAAGTTttgtgaaatttaaaaggggcaaCGATTTTCTGATTGCCTTTGCTTTTTCTAACTAATTTCATGTCTTCTAATTTTTTTTCGGGGTCCATTTCGTTTAAAAACAACGATAACCCAGCTTACTTATTTGAGAATACTTTTTTTTTAGTGACCCTTCAAAACCCTTCGTAGAAAGGGGACCCCGGGGTTATTAAAAAAACCCCGGCCCCCCCCAACCCACGGAAATACCCGATTCCGATTGTAGGGAAAACCCCCCGGGAAATTTACGGCGGGCTAATAAAATTTACGAaggtgataccgtcatctttatcaaggccttaaattgtattttatttcattttacaaaagtagaagaaaagtatttgatatgatgTACTATTTTGAGAAGTATTGCATTTGCCCTACAAAGACCTAAAAAACAGTTTTTGAATCACACTAAATCAAAGAAGTAAACTTCGGCAGTCGATTTCTTTTTGTGTACCGACAGACCGAAAGCTTTTGGGGACTTCAACGAACGGACAGGCTAGTTAAATGTACTCGTTATTCCACCTAACGATTGACATAAGCGAAGGGGGGCTATACGTGCACGggaagatttaaaaaatttggttttgcCCGACCAAAAAAGGGTTTAgcaattaattttttaattttgaaaaattttgtctTAGGGAACATAGAATATAAACACTCAAATTAAAGGCCAAAAGTTGGGGATTGTAATCACATTGcgaaaaatttaactaaaatgaaagtttataaaaaatttttaaaaaacccttttgcCTATCCGGTGCCAACCAAGTAGATCGAAAAAGAGAACAAACGAAGCATGCGTTTTTCatacttgccttttgtttcatttgaaattcaaatttgaatataaaactaaataactaaaaatttatatcaaaataaaaaacaagtccatttttttacatttttttttaaaataaaaagggacaattacaaaatttcaaaaaaaatatcaaagaaaacttTTCCAAAGGGATAAACCAGTAATAGGCTTTTTTCCccctaaaatacaaaaaaacgaaaaaaaaaatatccaaaattttgccaaatgataaatctatgatttagctttaaaaaaaaaaaaccgggtGATTTTGAGGGGAGATGAACCCGGGAGTTACAGTAagttgaaaaatgataaaggatAAAAAATTGAAAGTGGGTCGCAAATTTTTCGAaccggaccccccccccccccccccccccccccccccccccccccccccccccccccccccccccattccccactgtttaaaaaaaaacaataaaaaacggtaAATCTAATACGGATAAGGGGAGGGTAGTGAAGCAAtaactttcatgttttaacaattttactgctaatttttttttttttttagattatttaattttttgatttctctttcttttaaatttgaaataatactacatatctttttaacacaaaatttaaaaaaaaaaaccggccCCGGTCGGACTCGAACTATGCTTTGCCTATATGTTTATACaacttttccccaaaattttaacttttttgtttttaaaaaaacattttaaaaagcagggattacaaatgttaaatttcagattttaaattattaaccccacacaatgtccaatgactttttcccatttttaaattgaataatatatcataagcgtTTTTATTCTCTGcgcaaaaaaagttatttcaattttGCGCCCTGTGATATTATGCAATAATTCCTTTTTTTGGGGAGGTCGAAATGAccggcgccatgagaaaaccaacatccgccccGTCTGGTCAGGGGTCCATGCGTTTGCTAAAAGGTTTCCTAATCAATGGGACGGTGGTCTAGggtaaggtgttggccgctcaaacCAAGGTCGTGGGGGTTTGAGCCCCAGGGGGTCACGACCCTGATTCCATATAAAAAACcaactggtttttccaggaagcggactcgagagggTTAAaaaaataagcttgaagctttcacaCAACGgctaaaacaaatttttaaaataaaaaataatcgcaATAGACAAAGTTGGGTTTTCTCAATGGCTTTGGGTCAATGTGGATTATCGCCTGATAAAAAACAATATAACCTCGAGCGaatttttcgacttttatatcgCTTTAACTGGGCGAAATCCAATACCGCGTGTATTTCCCCCACAAAAACGCGTGGACGTCACAGCGGGggtcaatatgtgtgtttggctccgcgtttaaaaaaaagactttttatcGTTGAACTTTACTAcctctagaacaatggaaaggacaaaattaaaatttaatgataaaacaataattttcataCACATGCGCaacaacctatttttttttttctgcgatGTCATATACATTTTCGTGTTCCCTTGAGAGATCGAACTTTTTTACGATTAAAAGACGAAGcgcttattttttaaaaagattaaattactttatcttgtgttcatacttGTGAACCCGcctattttttggaaaaaaga
Proteins encoded:
- the LOC128553612 gene encoding arylsulfatase I-like; its protein translation is MYTEEALGDHFSFEERLKAGNESYFKLFNLKDDPNEYKNLADDMPEMVQKLLTRMNEYKEQMIPAKIPKPNPAASPKYFGNAWTPGWCKKPMA